The following proteins are encoded in a genomic region of Roseinatronobacter sp. S2:
- the tmk gene encoding dTMP kinase encodes MLKRPDTGIFLTFEGIDGSGKSTQARALAAALQAGGRDTVLTREPGGSTGAEAIRALLVEGAADRWSPETEILLFNAARRDHLEKTVLPALARGAVVISDRFADSTRVYQGAARASLRPLVDQLHDLVIGMEPDLTFVIDMDAKIALSRGLARNSGEDRFEDMGATFQQTLRAGFLELARMSPERVQVVDGARDMAAISADVLAATRAFMDARA; translated from the coding sequence ATGCTAAAGCGCCCCGATACCGGCATTTTCCTGACCTTCGAAGGTATTGACGGGTCGGGCAAATCCACGCAGGCCCGCGCTTTGGCTGCGGCCTTGCAGGCGGGCGGGCGCGACACGGTGCTGACCCGCGAACCGGGCGGGTCAACCGGGGCCGAGGCCATCCGCGCCCTGCTGGTCGAAGGGGCCGCAGACCGCTGGTCGCCCGAAACCGAAATCCTGCTGTTCAATGCCGCGCGCCGCGATCATCTGGAAAAAACCGTTCTGCCTGCACTGGCGCGCGGGGCCGTTGTCATTTCGGACCGGTTTGCCGATTCAACCCGCGTGTATCAAGGCGCGGCGCGCGCCAGTCTGCGCCCTTTGGTGGACCAGTTGCATGATCTGGTCATAGGCATGGAGCCGGACCTGACCTTCGTGATCGACATGGATGCCAAGATCGCATTGTCACGCGGGCTTGCACGCAATTCCGGCGAGGACAGGTTTGAAGATATGGGCGCAACATTTCAGCAAACACTGCGCGCAGGTTTTCTGGAACTGGCCCGCATGTCCCCCGAACGTGTGCAGGTGGTTGACGGTGCCCGCGACATGGCCGCCATCAGCGCCGATGTGCTGGCCGCCACGCGGGCCTTCATGGACGCGCGCGCATGA
- a CDS encoding DNA polymerase III subunit delta' produces the protein MSDATDLPLPDQLEGAPHPRQTPVLFGQQGAESAFLQACNSGRLHHGWLICGPRGVGKATLAWKIARFLLASSLDGDSMSAAHTLDMPEDHPTVRRVRAGADGGLLVIRRGRDDKGNLRRDITVDVMRKLHGFFGLSATDGGRRVVIVDAADDMNANAANALLKALEEPPANATLLLVAHQPSRLLPTIRSRCRELRLHPLQGQDLHSALEQAGISDAPPALAELSGGSVGAAMSLAQGGGAEIYQRLVTLFAGLPRLDRQAAIALAEMTAGKGNDARFDLLLTLYELFLTRLARAGILGPGPEAVPGEAALLARLAPHDGAARAYAGLAQRLGARARHGRAVNLDPAALVLDMVLQTEAEARKFL, from the coding sequence ATGAGCGATGCCACCGACCTGCCGCTTCCCGACCAGCTGGAAGGTGCGCCGCACCCGCGCCAGACGCCCGTTCTGTTTGGCCAACAGGGGGCAGAAAGCGCTTTTTTGCAGGCTTGCAATTCCGGCAGGTTGCATCATGGCTGGCTGATATGTGGCCCGCGCGGGGTGGGCAAGGCGACGCTGGCGTGGAAAATCGCGCGGTTTCTGCTGGCCAGTTCACTGGACGGGGACAGTATGTCTGCCGCGCACACGCTGGACATGCCCGAAGATCACCCCACCGTCAGGCGGGTGCGCGCGGGCGCGGATGGCGGTCTTCTGGTCATCCGGCGTGGGCGCGATGACAAGGGCAATCTGCGCCGCGACATTACCGTGGATGTTATGCGCAAACTGCACGGCTTTTTCGGGCTGTCGGCCACCGACGGCGGGCGGCGCGTGGTGATTGTGGATGCCGCCGACGACATGAACGCCAACGCGGCCAATGCGCTGCTGAAGGCGCTGGAAGAACCGCCCGCGAATGCCACCCTGCTGCTGGTCGCGCATCAACCCTCGCGCCTGCTGCCCACGATCCGGTCGCGCTGCCGCGAATTGCGGCTGCACCCGTTGCAGGGGCAGGACTTGCATTCAGCGCTGGAACAAGCTGGCATTTCCGACGCGCCCCCCGCGCTTGCGGAACTGTCCGGCGGGTCGGTGGGGGCTGCAATGTCATTGGCGCAGGGCGGTGGTGCGGAGATATATCAACGGCTGGTCACGCTGTTTGCAGGACTGCCACGGCTGGACCGGCAAGCGGCCATCGCACTGGCCGAAATGACCGCAGGCAAGGGCAATGACGCACGGTTCGATCTGCTGCTGACCCTCTATGAGTTGTTTCTGACGCGGCTGGCGCGCGCAGGCATTCTGGGACCTGGGCCGGAAGCGGTGCCGGGCGAAGCGGCCCTTCTGGCCCGCCTCGCCCCCCATGATGGGGCCGCGCGCGCCTATGCCGGTCTGGCCCAGCGGCTGGGGGCGCGCGCACGGCACGGGCGCGCAGTCAACCTTGACCCTGCCGCGCTGGTGCTTGATATGGTCTTGCAGACCGAAGCAGAGGCACGCAAGTTCCTTTGA
- a CDS encoding TatD family hydrolase, with amino-acid sequence MPQPQIVDSHCHLDFPELSVELDAVIDRAHAAGVTRMVTICTKLRNLPQVQAIAETYDSVFFAAGTHPMSVADEPMASVAELVKLAAHPKMVGIGETGLDYHYTADSKDVQQESLRIHIEAARQTRLPLIIHARDADDDMARILRDEYRADPYDCVMHCFSSSAELARAALDLGFYLSMSGIAAFPKSAALRDIFTAAPLDRILVETDAPYLAPPPFRGRRNEPAYTVHTAQIAAQAFGMEYADFAAATSANFDRLFWKAA; translated from the coding sequence ATGCCCCAACCCCAGATCGTTGACAGCCATTGCCATCTTGATTTCCCCGAACTCTCGGTAGAACTGGACGCTGTGATTGACCGCGCACATGCGGCCGGTGTCACGCGTATGGTCACCATCTGCACCAAACTGCGTAACCTGCCGCAGGTTCAGGCCATTGCCGAAACCTATGACAGCGTGTTCTTTGCCGCAGGCACCCACCCGATGAGTGTGGCAGATGAACCCATGGCAAGCGTTGCCGAACTGGTGAAACTGGCAGCGCATCCGAAAATGGTGGGCATTGGCGAAACAGGGCTGGATTATCACTACACTGCCGACAGCAAGGACGTGCAGCAAGAAAGCCTGCGTATCCATATCGAAGCCGCGCGCCAGACGCGCCTGCCGCTGATCATTCACGCCCGCGACGCTGATGACGATATGGCCCGCATTCTGCGTGATGAATACCGCGCAGACCCCTATGATTGCGTGATGCATTGCTTTTCATCCAGTGCGGAACTGGCGCGCGCGGCGCTGGATCTGGGGTTTTATCTGTCCATGTCGGGCATTGCGGCCTTTCCCAAAAGCGCCGCCTTGCGCGATATTTTCACGGCCGCCCCGCTGGACCGTATTCTGGTGGAAACCGACGCCCCCTATCTGGCCCCGCCCCCCTTTCGCGGCAGGCGCAATGAACCGGCATACACGGTGCATACTGCGCAAATCGCAGCGCAGGCGTTCGGCATGGAGTATGCCGATTTTGCCGCAGCCACGTCGGCAAATTTTGACCGCCTGTTCTGGAAGGCCGCATAA
- a CDS encoding MBL fold metallo-hydrolase, which translates to MAELRATILGCGSSGGVPRLGGHWGDCDPVNPRNTRRRCSLLLERINDAGGRTQVLIDTSPDMRAQLLDAGIGRLDAVVFTHAHADHVHGIDDLRQLVFNTGQRLAVWADGATQDALYSRFGYAFTQPVGSPYPPILDMHTIDGAITIDGAGGALVLHPMRLNHGSIDALGFRAGGLAYTPDVVEIYAESWTLLQGLDIWIVDALRRKPHPTHAHLDMTLGWITRATPKQAVLTNMHIDLDYASVDTETPENVTPAYDGMVLRLDI; encoded by the coding sequence ATGGCGGAATTACGCGCCACCATTCTGGGCTGCGGATCGTCGGGCGGTGTGCCGCGTCTGGGTGGGCATTGGGGGGATTGCGACCCTGTAAACCCCCGCAACACGCGCCGCCGCTGTTCACTGCTGCTGGAACGTATCAACGATGCGGGGGGGCGTACGCAGGTTTTGATCGACACATCCCCCGACATGCGCGCGCAACTGCTGGATGCGGGTATCGGGCGGCTGGATGCGGTGGTGTTCACCCATGCGCATGCCGATCATGTGCATGGCATAGATGATTTGCGCCAATTGGTGTTCAACACAGGCCAGCGTCTGGCCGTCTGGGCCGATGGCGCGACGCAGGATGCGCTTTATTCGCGCTTTGGCTATGCGTTCACCCAGCCGGTGGGGTCACCCTACCCGCCGATTCTGGACATGCACACGATTGACGGGGCCATCACCATTGATGGCGCAGGCGGCGCGTTGGTGCTGCACCCGATGCGCCTAAACCACGGGTCCATCGATGCGCTTGGTTTTCGGGCAGGCGGGCTGGCCTATACCCCTGATGTGGTGGAAATCTACGCTGAAAGCTGGACCCTGCTACAGGGGCTGGATATCTGGATTGTAGATGCCTTGCGCCGCAAACCACACCCGACTCATGCACATCTGGACATGACGCTGGGCTGGATTACGCGCGCCACCCCGAAACAAGCGGTGCTGACGAACATGCATATCGATCTGGACTATGCCAGCGTAGACACGGAAACGCCTGAAAATGTGACCCCTGCCTATGACGGTATGGTGCTGCGGCTGGATATCTGA
- a CDS encoding AEC family transporter, which produces MQALANVILPVFLIIGFGYVARWRKLITDAHVDGVVLFTQNFAIPCLLFVAIARLDLGQEFDLRLLASFYAGAIICFALGFAGARWLFRRDWEDCVAIGFVALFSNSLLLGLPITERAYGFDALAANFAIIAVHSPICYGIGITAMELVRNRGGRLRDTGARVLKAMFRNALVIGIALGFIVNLSGLPIPGVMDQALDMMVRAALPAALFGLGGVLYRYRPEGDLRTIGFVVGLSLIVHPAITFGLAHLLGVGTQGMRSAVVTAAMAPGVNAYVFANLYGRAKRVAASSVLIGTAGVIVTGWVWLQILP; this is translated from the coding sequence ATGCAGGCGCTGGCGAATGTCATTTTGCCGGTTTTCCTGATTATCGGCTTTGGCTATGTCGCGCGCTGGCGCAAGCTGATCACGGATGCCCATGTTGATGGCGTGGTGCTGTTTACCCAGAATTTCGCCATTCCCTGCTTGCTGTTCGTGGCCATCGCGCGGCTGGATCTGGGGCAGGAGTTTGATCTGCGGCTGCTGGCCAGCTTCTATGCGGGGGCAATCATCTGCTTCGCGCTTGGGTTTGCGGGGGCGCGCTGGCTTTTCCGCCGCGATTGGGAAGATTGCGTGGCCATCGGCTTTGTCGCGTTGTTTTCAAATTCGCTGCTGCTGGGGCTGCCGATCACCGAACGCGCCTACGGGTTCGATGCACTGGCCGCGAACTTTGCCATCATCGCGGTGCATTCGCCCATCTGCTACGGAATTGGCATTACCGCCATGGAACTGGTGCGCAACCGTGGCGGGCGGCTGCGCGATACCGGCGCGCGGGTGCTGAAGGCGATGTTCCGCAACGCGCTGGTGATTGGAATCGCCTTGGGGTTTATCGTCAACCTGTCGGGGCTGCCCATTCCCGGTGTCATGGATCAGGCGCTGGACATGATGGTGCGCGCGGCCCTGCCTGCGGCGCTGTTCGGGCTTGGCGGGGTGCTGTATCGCTACCGCCCCGAAGGCGATTTGCGCACCATCGGGTTTGTTGTTGGCTTGTCGCTGATCGTGCATCCGGCCATCACCTTCGGGCTGGCGCATCTGCTGGGGGTTGGCACGCAAGGCATGCGGTCCGCCGTGGTCACGGCCGCGATGGCACCGGGGGTGAACGCCTATGTCTTTGCCAATCTTTATGGCCGCGCAAAACGTGTGGCGGCGTCCTCGGTGCTGATCGGGACGGCGGGCGTGATTGTCACGGGCTGGGTCTGGTTGCAGATACTGCCCTGA
- a CDS encoding superoxide dismutase, which produces MAFELPDLPYSHDALADLGMSRETLEFHHDIHHKAYVDNGNKLIAGTEWEGKSVEDIITGTYQSGAVAQTGIFNNASQHWNHVQFWEMMGPGTGGMPGELASALTESFGSVDKFKEEFSAAGAGQFGSGWAWLVKDKDGSLKVTKTENGVNPLCFGQTALLGCDVWEHSYYIDFRNKRPAYLSNFLEKLVNWENVASRM; this is translated from the coding sequence ATGGCTTTCGAACTTCCTGACCTTCCGTATTCGCATGATGCGCTGGCCGATCTGGGCATGAGCCGCGAAACACTGGAATTCCACCATGACATTCACCACAAGGCCTATGTCGACAATGGCAACAAGCTGATTGCCGGCACCGAATGGGAAGGCAAATCGGTGGAAGACATCATCACCGGCACCTATCAGTCCGGTGCCGTGGCACAAACCGGTATTTTCAACAATGCCAGCCAGCACTGGAACCATGTGCAGTTCTGGGAAATGATGGGTCCGGGCACTGGTGGCATGCCGGGCGAGCTGGCGAGTGCGCTGACCGAAAGCTTCGGGTCCGTGGACAAGTTCAAGGAAGAATTTTCCGCAGCAGGGGCCGGTCAGTTCGGGTCGGGCTGGGCTTGGCTGGTCAAGGACAAGGACGGGTCGCTGAAGGTCACCAAGACCGAAAACGGCGTGAACCCGCTATGCTTTGGTCAAACCGCACTGCTGGGCTGCGATGTGTGGGAGCACAGCTATTACATTGACTTCCGCAACAAGCGCCCTGCTTATCTGAGCAACTTTCTTGAAAAGCTGGTCAACTGGGAAAATGTGGCGTCACGCATGTGA
- a CDS encoding sarcosine oxidase subunit gamma — MSDRETSALPGAHFAGFVTVSEAGLRGMITLRGDLSSGAIAGAVKDVMDLDMPAQRCVNSAGDMAAAWMSPDELLLMLPYDQAGAVADTLAQALAGEFATVANVSDARAVFTLQGAGALDALAKICPVDFSEFDQGEIRRTRAAQVAAAVWMSGADQVTVVCFRSVAQYMFDLLSAAAAPGSEPALYT, encoded by the coding sequence ATGTCTGACAGGGAAACCAGCGCGCTGCCGGGCGCGCATTTCGCAGGCTTCGTCACTGTGTCCGAGGCGGGCTTGCGCGGCATGATCACCTTGCGCGGGGATTTATCATCAGGCGCGATTGCGGGCGCGGTGAAGGATGTGATGGATCTGGACATGCCCGCACAGCGCTGTGTGAACAGTGCCGGTGACATGGCGGCGGCATGGATGTCACCTGATGAGCTGTTACTGATGCTGCCCTATGATCAGGCGGGGGCCGTGGCGGACACGCTGGCACAGGCGCTGGCAGGTGAATTTGCGACCGTGGCAAATGTGTCGGATGCAAGGGCAGTATTCACGCTGCAAGGGGCGGGCGCCCTTGATGCGCTGGCCAAAATCTGCCCCGTGGATTTCAGCGAATTTGACCAAGGTGAGATACGCCGCACCCGCGCGGCACAGGTGGCGGCTGCGGTCTGGATGTCGGGCGCAGATCAGGTGACGGTGGTGTGCTTCCGGTCGGTCGCACAATATATGTTTGATCTGTTGTCTGCGGCGGCTGCACCCGGTTCTGAACCCGCGCTTTATACCTGA
- a CDS encoding sarcosine oxidase subunit alpha family protein: MSHRLPKGGRLIDRSKSQNFTFNGKSMAGFQGDTVAASLLANDQMLLGRSFKYHRPRGVVAAGAEEPNALLGLGQGNRYEPNQSATTTELFDGLEAVSQNHWPSLEFDLLSVNNLVPQFLTAGFYYKTFLRPRAFWKHVYEPLIRRSAGLGKAPAPDARDPDRYEQIYAFTDILVLGGGIAGLQAALAAGQSGAKVTLWEQTAHWGGRAPVDGAQIDGQPAQDWINATVARLHAMDNVQLRTRCMGAGVHDHGYVLGYERVADHMPGADTPRHRLWRMRARQIITATGAIERPLSFAGNDVPGVMLASALRDYIVNYAVAPGARIVVVTNNDDAYRSAIAAHDAGLDVAAIIDPRAVASGDLPACARALGIEVLEGRAIRKVKGGKRVTGVEICRQDSSGGAVERSIDCDAVAMSGGWSPVVHLWSHCGGKLIWDEAGSYFRPDPARPPLGADGAGFVRACGAANGELLDVLSDAHRCARMAAQAVGANGQPDAAPQAIAPAEAPMQPVWMMPAQASYDLRMKMWLDYQNDVKVSDVQLSAREGYQSVEHTKRYTTLGMATDQGKLSNINGLAILSDALGQPIPATGTTTFRPPYTPISIAAIAGEARGAIFQPLRRSPVHDWHTVNGADWEPVGQWRRPFAYVRGGETRHDAVNREVKNTRENVGLLDASTLGKILVRGPDAGRFLDMLYTNMISTLKPGKCRYGLMCNENGFLMDDGVVARLDADSFLVHTTSGGADHIHAWMEDWLQCEWWDWRVHTVNLTEQFAQFAVVGPKARVLLDRLGGMDVSRDALPFMEWRDGTLAGFDARVFRISFSGELSFEIAVPAGQGRAFWDRLVDEGADLGLMPYGTEALHILRAEKGFIMIGDETDGTVIPQDLGLDWAISKKKADFLGKRGMEREAMVNPDRWKLVGVETLDGQVLPHAALAVTGGKNANGQAQTEGRVTSTYYSANLGRGIAMALVRNGPDRMGDVLTFAGDGGKDIKARIIDPVLIDKEGAKQNV, encoded by the coding sequence ATGAGCCATCGTTTGCCCAAGGGCGGGCGGTTGATCGACCGCAGCAAGTCGCAGAACTTCACCTTCAACGGCAAATCTATGGCCGGGTTTCAGGGCGACACGGTCGCGGCCAGCCTGCTGGCCAATGACCAGATGTTGCTGGGCCGGTCGTTCAAATACCACCGCCCGCGCGGGGTTGTGGCAGCGGGCGCGGAAGAACCCAATGCCCTGCTGGGCCTTGGGCAGGGCAACCGGTATGAACCGAACCAAAGTGCCACGACCACCGAATTGTTCGACGGGCTGGAAGCTGTCAGCCAGAACCACTGGCCCTCTCTGGAATTTGACCTGCTCTCGGTCAATAATCTGGTGCCGCAATTTCTGACGGCGGGGTTTTATTACAAGACATTCCTGCGCCCGCGCGCGTTCTGGAAACATGTCTATGAACCCCTCATCCGCCGTTCTGCCGGTCTGGGCAAGGCGCCTGCGCCTGATGCGCGCGATCCTGATCGTTATGAACAGATTTATGCATTCACTGATATTCTGGTTCTTGGCGGTGGCATTGCGGGGCTACAGGCCGCACTGGCTGCGGGGCAAAGCGGGGCCAAGGTCACGTTGTGGGAACAGACGGCCCATTGGGGCGGGCGCGCGCCTGTGGATGGCGCACAGATCGACGGCCAGCCCGCGCAGGACTGGATCAATGCCACTGTTGCGCGGCTGCACGCCATGGACAATGTGCAGCTGCGCACCCGTTGCATGGGGGCGGGGGTGCATGATCATGGCTATGTGCTGGGCTATGAACGTGTGGCCGACCATATGCCGGGCGCTGATACGCCCCGCCACCGTCTGTGGCGCATGCGCGCGCGCCAGATCATCACTGCCACAGGGGCGATTGAACGCCCGCTGTCATTCGCGGGCAATGATGTGCCGGGTGTGATGCTGGCCAGCGCGCTGCGTGACTATATTGTGAATTATGCTGTCGCACCGGGTGCGCGTATTGTTGTTGTCACCAATAATGATGATGCCTATCGCAGTGCCATTGCCGCGCATGACGCAGGGCTTGATGTGGCCGCAATCATAGACCCCCGCGCCGTTGCGTCGGGCGATCTGCCCGCGTGTGCGCGCGCTTTGGGGATAGAGGTTCTGGAAGGCCGCGCCATCCGCAAGGTCAAGGGGGGCAAGCGCGTGACAGGCGTGGAAATCTGCCGTCAGGACAGCAGCGGCGGCGCGGTTGAACGCAGCATAGACTGCGACGCGGTCGCCATGTCGGGCGGCTGGTCGCCTGTGGTGCATCTGTGGTCGCATTGCGGCGGCAAGCTGATCTGGGACGAGGCAGGCAGCTATTTCCGCCCCGACCCTGCGCGCCCGCCACTGGGCGCGGATGGGGCGGGGTTTGTGCGCGCCTGCGGGGCGGCCAATGGCGAATTGCTTGATGTCCTGAGCGATGCCCATCGCTGCGCGCGCATGGCCGCGCAGGCAGTGGGGGCAAACGGCCAGCCCGATGCGGCCCCGCAGGCCATCGCACCGGCTGAGGCCCCGATGCAACCTGTCTGGATGATGCCCGCGCAGGCCAGCTATGATTTGCGCATGAAAATGTGGCTGGATTACCAGAATGATGTGAAAGTGTCCGACGTGCAGCTTTCTGCGCGCGAAGGGTATCAATCGGTCGAACATACCAAGCGCTACACCACCCTTGGCATGGCAACAGATCAGGGGAAGCTTAGTAATATCAATGGTCTGGCCATCCTGTCCGACGCGCTGGGCCAGCCCATTCCGGCAACCGGCACAACCACTTTCCGCCCGCCCTATACGCCCATTTCCATTGCTGCCATCGCGGGAGAGGCGCGCGGCGCGATTTTCCAGCCCCTGCGGCGCAGTCCTGTGCATGACTGGCACACTGTCAATGGCGCGGATTGGGAACCTGTGGGCCAATGGCGGCGGCCATTCGCCTATGTGCGCGGGGGGGAGACGCGTCATGATGCCGTCAACCGCGAGGTGAAGAACACCCGCGAAAATGTGGGCCTTCTGGATGCGTCCACCCTTGGCAAGATACTTGTGCGCGGGCCGGATGCAGGCCGTTTTCTGGACATGCTTTATACCAACATGATCAGCACGCTGAAGCCCGGCAAATGCCGCTACGGGCTGATGTGCAATGAAAACGGGTTCCTGATGGATGATGGCGTTGTCGCGCGGCTTGACGCGGACAGTTTCCTTGTGCACACCACCAGCGGCGGGGCGGATCATATTCATGCATGGATGGAAGACTGGCTGCAATGCGAATGGTGGGACTGGCGGGTTCACACCGTCAACCTGACCGAGCAATTCGCCCAATTCGCGGTCGTCGGCCCCAAAGCGCGCGTGTTGCTGGACCGCCTTGGCGGGATGGATGTCAGCCGCGATGCGCTGCCCTTCATGGAATGGCGCGACGGCACGCTGGCTGGGTTTGACGCGCGCGTGTTCCGCATCAGTTTTTCAGGCGAGCTGTCGTTTGAAATTGCCGTGCCCGCAGGGCAGGGGCGCGCCTTCTGGGACCGCCTTGTGGACGAAGGGGCCGATCTGGGCCTTATGCCTTACGGGACCGAAGCGCTGCATATTCTGCGCGCGGAAAAAGGCTTTATCATGATCGGGGATGAAACAGATGGCACGGTCATCCCGCAGGATCTGGGGCTTGATTGGGCCATCAGCAAGAAAAAGGCCGATTTTCTGGGCAAGCGGGGTATGGAACGCGAAGCCATGGTAAACCCGGATCGCTGGAAACTGGTGGGCGTTGAAACGCTGGACGGGCAGGTTTTGCCGCATGCCGCGCTGGCCGTGACGGGTGGCAAGAACGCCAATGGACAGGCGCAAACCGAAGGGCGCGTCACATCGACCTATTATTCCGCCAATCTGGGGCGTGGCATTGCCATGGCGCTGGTCAGGAACGGGCCGGACCGCATGGGCGATGTGCTGACATTTGCAGGTGACGGCGGCAAGGACATCAAGGCGCGGATCATTGATCCCGTGCTGATCGACAAGGAAGGCGCGAAGCAAAATGTCTGA
- a CDS encoding sarcosine oxidase subunit delta — MLILTCPCCGVTAEETEFSPGGEAHLKRYGPGSPDRDYESYMFNRKNPRGVHFERWRHAYGCGKWFLAARCTMTLEVFGTYPAQTTEPPADIIAAIKARRPEWEGFA; from the coding sequence ATGCTCATCCTGACCTGCCCCTGCTGCGGCGTCACCGCCGAGGAAACCGAATTCAGCCCCGGCGGAGAGGCGCATCTGAAGCGCTATGGTCCGGGATCGCCGGATCGCGATTACGAATCCTACATGTTCAACCGCAAGAACCCGCGCGGGGTGCATTTTGAACGCTGGCGTCATGCCTATGGCTGCGGCAAGTGGTTTCTGGCGGCGCGCTGCACGATGACACTGGAAGTGTTCGGGACCTATCCCGCGCAGACCACCGAACCCCCTGCCGATATCATAGCCGCGATCAAGGCCAGACGCCCCGAATGGGAGGGTTTTGCATGA
- a CDS encoding sarcosine oxidase subunit beta family protein, with the protein MKRYSAFAIAREALRQHKGWSHAWASPEPGSSYDVVIVGAGGHGLATAYYLGRNFGITNVAVIDKGWLGGGNTGRNTTIIRSNYLQDPSAALYEKSRALFETLSQNLNYNVMFSPRGVMMLAQTEHEKRGYLRTERANALQGVQTRFIQPAEVKKLVPIINLDGPRYPVLGALWQARGGTARHDAVAWGFARACSDMGMHIIEQCAVTGVEAAGGQVTAVNTTKGTISCKKLGIVVAGHSGALADMAGFRLPVESVALQALVSEPVKPCMDVVVMANTVHGYMSQSDKGEMVIGGGADGFNNYTQRGSWHHIEETVRALVETFPMISRLKMLRQWGGIVDMTGDRSPIISKTPLGNCFINCGWGTGGFKATPGSGWAMAELIAKGEPGPLAAEFSMTRFREGRFIDESVAAGVAH; encoded by the coding sequence ATGAAACGCTACTCCGCCTTCGCCATCGCCAGAGAGGCGCTTCGCCAGCACAAGGGCTGGTCCCACGCCTGGGCCAGTCCCGAACCGGGCAGTTCCTATGATGTGGTCATTGTGGGCGCGGGTGGGCATGGTCTGGCTACGGCCTATTATCTGGGCCGCAATTTCGGCATCACCAATGTGGCCGTCATTGACAAAGGCTGGCTTGGCGGTGGCAATACCGGACGCAATACCACCATCATCCGCTCGAATTACCTGCAAGACCCGTCAGCGGCATTGTATGAGAAATCACGCGCGCTGTTTGAAACCCTGTCGCAGAATCTGAACTATAACGTCATGTTCAGCCCGCGCGGGGTGATGATGCTGGCCCAGACCGAACATGAAAAACGCGGCTATCTGCGCACCGAACGCGCGAATGCCTTGCAAGGGGTGCAAACGCGCTTCATCCAGCCCGCCGAGGTCAAGAAACTGGTGCCGATCATCAATCTGGACGGGCCGCGCTATCCTGTGCTGGGTGCGCTGTGGCAGGCGCGCGGCGGCACGGCGCGTCATGATGCGGTGGCGTGGGGGTTTGCGCGGGCGTGTTCCGACATGGGCATGCATATTATCGAGCAATGCGCGGTCACCGGTGTCGAGGCCGCGGGCGGGCAGGTCACCGCCGTCAACACCACCAAGGGCACGATCAGTTGCAAGAAGCTGGGCATCGTGGTTGCGGGGCATTCGGGCGCGCTGGCAGATATGGCGGGCTTTCGCCTGCCGGTCGAATCCGTGGCGCTTCAGGCGCTGGTGTCCGAACCGGTCAAGCCCTGCATGGATGTGGTGGTCATGGCCAACACGGTGCATGGCTACATGTCGCAATCCGACAAGGGCGAAATGGTCATCGGCGGCGGCGCGGACGGGTTCAACAACTACACACAACGCGGATCATGGCACCATATTGAAGAAACCGTGCGCGCGCTGGTGGAAACATTCCCCATGATCTCACGCCTGAAAATGCTGCGCCAATGGGGCGGCATTGTCGATATGACAGGCGACCGCTCGCCCATCATTTCCAAAACGCCGCTTGGGAACTGCTTCATCAATTGCGGCTGGGGCACAGGGGGCTTCAAGGCCACGCCGGGGTCGGGCTGGGCCATGGCCGAACTGATCGCCAAGGGAGAGCCGGGACCACTGGCCGCCGAATTTTCCATGACCCGCTTCCGCGAGGGGCGCTTTATTGATGAAAGCGTGGCAGCGGGGGTGGCGCATTGA